The proteins below come from a single Trachemys scripta elegans isolate TJP31775 chromosome 16, CAS_Tse_1.0, whole genome shotgun sequence genomic window:
- the TNS2 gene encoding tensin-2 isoform X2, which yields MGWGGGSECWGHDCCQPPRGSKGSRTRMQLTKPEKVPEPHSFKEKAFKKKKRACVVCKESIEALGLVCQACKIASHKKCEAKVASSCQPLPPPELRRNTAPARRIEHLGSTKSLHTSKQRSTLPRSFSLDHVMERKYDFDLTYITERIISVFFPSALEEQRYRGNLREVAQMLKSKHEDKYTLFNLSEKRHDISRLNPKVQDFGWPDLHAPPLDKICSICKAMETWLNSDPQHVVVLHCKGNKGKTGVIVAAYMHYSKISASADQALGTLTMRKFCEDKVAASLQPSQQRYISYFSGLLSGTIKMNSNTLFLHHVLIPAIPNFETSGGYQPFLKIYQSMQLVYTSGIYSVPGPGPQKLCVTLEPALLLKGDVMVKCYHKQTCNSDRDVVFRVQFHTCTIHGAQLWFGKDELDEAWQDERFPFEASVEFVFSAGPEKMKGLETLRNSPSITVDYNISDPMVRWDSYENFNLHHEDSLEDMSHTRGPIDGSLYAKIKKKRNLSGFSGGGGSPASADSTQQGSRFLSVSSDSGHSSMLAEPSPPAKLLPTPAEREELDRLLGGFGVKARPETPKQPRGASPHQELGGCPHSNGARDRETAILEDELVEMTPFGPLAYPSRRPGLTRHCSCRLGYRSQSCPGAHSPERLPNGAYYRPEGTLERRRLVYSTNGVHLHPAEGYPCLPQEAGPGEKRRVYRSLSEGLQPLAHPYAYELPHSPCKREDLAYKPPSYREVLILEEEPVCGLELCPCQDCQEKAHEEADLPPTAAFYGLRLSSREPEEWAHESAKSPLSRAGHPGQPGPLLMPAAYSQRPRGHHEVFDFEPAHAKMPAHFGHGYPAQPMPGAHQKGHKGMEQSLEPFHYRYGPPYPALLPHGAYACGPPAQCPQPPFYGRSPARPCASPPDMRPYAPGYHSPPSGSVSPVSSAYPASRNQSYEPQSPETGQGYPHPGHQDRTPAEMQSPGEEAPWRDVPGSLRQLHREAPTACPAPPELSGPPTPLHTSSPVQSKDSPALPEGGTPAASLQESSACSSPEDTAPPSAKRTPEMSSARPGAAPSPPQPPSPTQACAHGATSRAQANGPAPRQPCPRAHSPASPPQGTDLSRVIPGDAASHLNGPSCPAVSPDSPPSNGTPAHLLPPGMDRLAQRSPPGAPVHSPACASCRATATLRNPAPYNGHLPSDRAELVPGPLARCPNGSPLPSPITSYCPSDLQCSPTPAFPIATAYYPGGERSPPPPGSPSQCHARDSPQQPPLPEKRHTPAAGNWERSSPPGRGTGTGHHVTFAPDTARPDPDTQPESHSNVKFVQDTSKFWYKPNLSRDQAIALLKDKEPGCFLIRDSNSFQGAYGLALKVATPPANCLTLPSKGDPMEQLVRHFLIETGPKGVKIKGCQNEPYFGSLPALVSQHSITPISLPCKLRIPSRDPVEETPDVAIPTNVSTAADLLKQGAACSVLYLSSVETESLTGPQAVAKAAASTLSCSPRPLACLVHFKVSAQGITLTDNQRKLFFRRHYPVNSITFCSTDPQDRRWTNLDGTTSKLFGFVAKKQGSPCENVCHLFAELDPEQPALAIVNFITKVMLGTHRK from the exons ATGGGCTGGGGTGGTGGCTCCGAGTGCTGGGGACACGACTGCTGTCAGCCACCCCGGGGGAGCAAAGGCAGCAGAACAAGAATGCAACTGACCAAG CCGGAGAAGGTGCCCGAGCCACACAGCTTCAAGGAGAAGGCCtttaagaagaagaagagagcGTGTGTGGTGTGTAAGGAATCCATCGAGGCGCTGGGCCTCGTCTGCCAAG CCTGCAAGATCGCCAGCCACAAGAAATGCGAAGCGAAG GTGGCGTCATCctgccagccccttcccccgcctgAATTG AGGCGGAACACTGCTCCGGCCCGGCGCATCGAGCACTTG GGCTCCACCAAATCCCTCCACACCTCGAAGCAACGGAGCACGCTGCCCAG gagcttCAGCCTAGACCACGTGATGGAGCGCAAGTACGACTTTGACCTGACCTACATCACCGAGCGCATCATCTCCGTCTTCTTCCCCTCCGCCCTGGAGGAGCAGCGTTATCGCGGCAacctgcgggaagtggcacagatGCTGAAGTCCAAGCACGAGGATAAGTACACG CTTTTCAACCTATCCGAGAAGCGCCATGACATCAGCAGGCTGAACCCCAAG GTTCAGGATTTCGGGTGGCCGGACTTGCACGCGCCCCCCCTGGACAAGATCTGCTCCATCTGCAAAGCCATGGAGACCTGGCTGAACTCGGACCCCCAGCACGTCGTGGTGCTGCACTGCAAG GGCAACAAGGGCAAGACGGGCGTCATCGTGGCCGCCTATATGCACTACAGCAAGATCTCTGCCAG CGCGGACCAGGCGCTCGGCACCCTGACCATGCGGAAGTTCTGCGAGGACAAAGTGGCCGCGTCCCTGCAGCCATCCCAGCAAAG GTACATCAGTTACTTCAGCGGGCTGCTGTCGGGCACCATCAAGATGAACAGCAACACTCTATTCCTGCACCACGTCCTCATTCCCGCCATCCCCAACTTCGAGACCAGCGGAG GCTACCAGCCCTTCCTGAAGATCTACCAGTCCATGCAGCTCGTCTACACCTCGGGGATCTA CAGTGTCCCGGGCCCCGGCCCCCAGAAGCTGTGTgtcaccctggagccagccctgctgctgaaAGGGGACGTGATG gtGAAGTGCTACCACAAGCAGACCTGCAACTCTGACCGGGACGTGGTTTTCCGCGTCCAGTTCCACACGTGCACCATCCACGGTGCCCAGCTCTGGTTCGGGAAGGACGAGCTGGACGAGGCCTGGCAag aCGAGCGCTTCCCCTTTGAAGCCAGCGTGGAGTTCGTCTTCTCTGCCGGCCCCGAGAAGATGAAAG GCCTGGAGACCTTACGGAACAGCCCGTCCATCACCGTGGATTATAACATCTCCGATCCCATGGTGCGCTGGGACTCCTACGAGAACTTCAACCTGCATCACGAAGACAGCCTGGAAG aCATGTCTCACACCCGCGGCCCCATCGACGGCAGCCTCTACGCCAAGATCAAGAAGAAGCGGAACCTGAGCGGCTTCTCCGGCGGCGGCGGGAGCCCGGCCAGCGCGGACTCCACCCAGCAGGGCAGCCGCTTCCTCTCCGTCAGCAGCGACTCGGGCCACTCCTCCATGCTGGCCGAACCTTCCCCTCCCGCCAAGCTGCTGCCCACGCCGGCCGAGAGGGAGGAGCTGGACAGGCTGCTTGGCGGCTTTGGGGTCAAGGCCAGGCCGGAGACCCCCAAGCAGCCGAGGGGGGCATCCCCGCACCAGGAGCTGGGGGGATGCCCGCACAGCAACGGGGCCAGGGACAGGGAGACGGCCATCTTGGAAGACGAGCTGGTGGAGATGACCCCCTTCGGGCCCCTGGCGTACCCCAGCCGGCGCCCCGGCCTAACCCGCCACTGCTCCTGCCGCCTGGGCTACCGCTCGCAGAGCTGCCCGGGCGCCCACAGCCCCGAGAGGCTACCCAATGGCGCCTACTACAGGCCAGAGGGCACCTTGGAGCGCCGGCGACTGGTCTACAGCACCAATGGGGTCCACTTGCACCCTGCCGAGGGCTACCCCTGCCTGCCGCAGGAGGCCGGGCCAGGGGAGAAACGGCGGGTGTATCGCTCCCTCTCCGAGGGCCTGCAGCCCCTCGCCCACCCCTATGCCTACgagctgccccacagcccctgtAAGCGGGAGGACCTGGCCTACAAGCCACCCAGCTACCGGGAGGTGCTAATCCTGGAGGAGGAGCCCGTGTGCGGCTTGGAGCTGTGCCCATGCCAGGACTGCCAGGAGAAGGCTCACGAGGAAGCCGACCTGCCCCCCACCGCCGCCTTCTACGGCCTGCGCCTGAGCAGCCGCGAGCCCGAGGAGTGGGCCCACGAGAGTGCCAAGTCCCCCCTGTCCCGGGCAGGGCACCCCGGCCAGCCCGGGCCGTTGCTGATGCCGGCCGCCTACAGCCAGCGCCCCCGGGGGCATCACGAGGTGTTTGACTTCGAGCCCGCCCATGCCAAGATGCCGGCGCACTTCGGCCACGGCTACCCGGCACAGCCCATGCCCGGCGCCCATCAGAAGGGCCACAAGGGCATGGAGCAGAGCCTGGAGCCCTTCCACTACCGCTATGGCCCACCCTACCCCGCCCTGCTGCCCCACGGCGCCTACGCCTGcggcccccctgcccagtgcccccagccGCCCTTCTACGGCCGGTCCCCAGCCAGGCCCTGCGCCTCCCCGCCGGACATGCGGCCGTACGCGCCGGGCTACCACTCGCCCCCGTCCGGCTCGGTGTCCCCCGTCAGCTCGGCCTACCCAGCCTCCAGGAACCAAAGCTACGAGCCCCAGTCCCCGGAGACAGGCCAGGGCTACCCACACCCGGGGCACCAGGACCGGACGCCTGCTG aGATGCAGAGCCCTGGGGAGGAGGCGCCCTGGCGAGATGTCCCTGGCTCCCTGCGCCAGCTCCACCGGGAGGCTCCCACCGCCTGCCCCGCGCCCCCCGAGTTGTCGGGCCCGCCCACtcctctgcacaccagcagcccGGTGCAGAGCAAAGACAG CCCTGCGCTGCCCGAAGGCGGCACCCCGGCTGCCAGCCTGCAGGAGAGCTCGGCGTGCTCCAGCCCCGAGGACACGGCCCCACCCAGCGCCAAGAGGACCCCAGAGATGAGCTCGGCCCGGCCAGGGGCCGCACCCAGCCCCCCGCAACCCCCTTCTCCGACACAGGCCTGTGCCCATGGAGCCACCTCCAGGGCCCAGGCCAATGGGCCGGCCCCAAGGCAGCCCTGTCCCCGAGCCCACAGCCCCGCCAGCCCGCCCCAGGGCACCGACCTATCCAGGGTGATTCCAGGAGATGCCGCAAGTCACCTGAATGGCCCCAGCTGTCCAGCTGTCTCCCCCGATTCACCCCCCAGCAATGGGACCCCAGCGCACCTGCTGCCCCCTGGCATGGACAGGCTGGCCCAGCGCAGCCCCCCGGGCGCGCCTGTCCACAGCCCGGCCTGCGCCAGTTGCAGAGCGACCGCTACGCTCAGGAACCCAGCCCCCTACAACGGGCACCTGCCCAGTGACAGAGCCGAGCTGGTCCCAGGCCCCCTGGCCCGCTGCCCCAATGGCAGCCCCCTCCCAAGCCCCATCACCTCCTACTGCCCCTCCGACCTGCAGTGCTCCCCGACCCCTGCCTTCCCCATCGCTACAGCCTACTACCCGGGCGGGGAGAGGAGCCCGCCGCCCCCGGgctcccccagccagtgccatGCCCGCGATTCGCCGCAGCAGCCGCCGTTGCCCGAGAAGCGCCACACGCCAGCGGCTGGCAACTGGGAGAGGAGCTCGCCCCCAGGACGGGGCACCGGGACGGGCCACCACGTCACCTTCGCGCCCGACACCGCCAGGCCAGACCCAG ACACGCAGCCGGAGAGCCACAGCAACGTCAAATTTGTCCAGGATACGTCCAAGTTTTGGTATAAACCCAACCTGTCCCGGGACCAAG CCATCGCCCTGCTGAAGGACAAGGAGCCCGGCTGCTTCCTCATCCGTGACAGCAATTCCTTCCAAGGCGCCTACGGGCTGGCTCTCAAAGTGGCGACGCCCCCGGCCAACTGCCTCACCCTCCCTTCAAAAG GTGACCCCATGGAGCAGCTGGTGCGTCACTTCCTGATCGAGACAGGCCCCAAGGGTGTGAAGATCAAGGGCTGCCAGAACGAACCCTATTTCG GAAGCCTGCCCGCCCTGGTCTCGCAGCACTCCATCACCCCCATCTCTCTGCCCTGCAAGCTCCGGATCCCCAGCAGAG ATCCCGTGGAGGAGACCCCGGACGTGGCCATCCCCACCAACGTGAGCACAGCGGCTGATTTGCTGAAGCAGGGAGCGG CCTGCAGCGTGCTCTACCTCAGCTCGGTGGAGACGGAGTCGCTGACGGGCCC
- the TNS2 gene encoding tensin-2 isoform X3, which produces MKPEKVPEPHSFKEKAFKKKKRACVVCKESIEALGLVCQACKIASHKKCEAKVASSCQPLPPPELRRNTAPARRIEHLGSTKSLHTSKQRSTLPRSFSLDHVMERKYDFDLTYITERIISVFFPSALEEQRYRGNLREVAQMLKSKHEDKYTLFNLSEKRHDISRLNPKVQDFGWPDLHAPPLDKICSICKAMETWLNSDPQHVVVLHCKGNKGKTGVIVAAYMHYSKISASADQALGTLTMRKFCEDKVAASLQPSQQRYISYFSGLLSGTIKMNSNTLFLHHVLIPAIPNFETSGGYQPFLKIYQSMQLVYTSGIYSVPGPGPQKLCVTLEPALLLKGDVMVKCYHKQTCNSDRDVVFRVQFHTCTIHGAQLWFGKDELDEAWQDERFPFEASVEFVFSAGPEKMKGLETLRNSPSITVDYNISDPMVRWDSYENFNLHHEDSLEDMSHTRGPIDGSLYAKIKKKRNLSGFSGGGGSPASADSTQQGSRFLSVSSDSGHSSMLAEPSPPAKLLPTPAEREELDRLLGGFGVKARPETPKQPRGASPHQELGGCPHSNGARDRETAILEDELVEMTPFGPLAYPSRRPGLTRHCSCRLGYRSQSCPGAHSPERLPNGAYYRPEGTLERRRLVYSTNGVHLHPAEGYPCLPQEAGPGEKRRVYRSLSEGLQPLAHPYAYELPHSPCKREDLAYKPPSYREVLILEEEPVCGLELCPCQDCQEKAHEEADLPPTAAFYGLRLSSREPEEWAHESAKSPLSRAGHPGQPGPLLMPAAYSQRPRGHHEVFDFEPAHAKMPAHFGHGYPAQPMPGAHQKGHKGMEQSLEPFHYRYGPPYPALLPHGAYACGPPAQCPQPPFYGRSPARPCASPPDMRPYAPGYHSPPSGSVSPVSSAYPASRNQSYEPQSPETGQGYPHPGHQDRTPAEMQSPGEEAPWRDVPGSLRQLHREAPTACPAPPELSGPPTPLHTSSPVQSKDSPALPEGGTPAASLQESSACSSPEDTAPPSAKRTPEMSSARPGAAPSPPQPPSPTQACAHGATSRAQANGPAPRQPCPRAHSPASPPQGTDLSRVIPGDAASHLNGPSCPAVSPDSPPSNGTPAHLLPPGMDRLAQRSPPGAPVHSPACASCRATATLRNPAPYNGHLPSDRAELVPGPLARCPNGSPLPSPITSYCPSDLQCSPTPAFPIATAYYPGGERSPPPPGSPSQCHARDSPQQPPLPEKRHTPAAGNWERSSPPGRGTGTGHHVTFAPDTARPDPDTQPESHSNVKFVQDTSKFWYKPNLSRDQAIALLKDKEPGCFLIRDSNSFQGAYGLALKVATPPANCLTLPSKGDPMEQLVRHFLIETGPKGVKIKGCQNEPYFGSLPALVSQHSITPISLPCKLRIPSRDPVEETPDVAIPTNVSTAADLLKQGAACSVLYLSSVETESLTGPQAVAKAAASTLSCSPRPLACLVHFKVSAQGITLTDNQRKLFFRRHYPVNSITFCSTDPQDRRWTNLDGTTSKLFGFVAKKQGSPCENVCHLFAELDPEQPALAIVNFITKVMLGTHRK; this is translated from the exons ATGAAG CCGGAGAAGGTGCCCGAGCCACACAGCTTCAAGGAGAAGGCCtttaagaagaagaagagagcGTGTGTGGTGTGTAAGGAATCCATCGAGGCGCTGGGCCTCGTCTGCCAAG CCTGCAAGATCGCCAGCCACAAGAAATGCGAAGCGAAG GTGGCGTCATCctgccagccccttcccccgcctgAATTG AGGCGGAACACTGCTCCGGCCCGGCGCATCGAGCACTTG GGCTCCACCAAATCCCTCCACACCTCGAAGCAACGGAGCACGCTGCCCAG gagcttCAGCCTAGACCACGTGATGGAGCGCAAGTACGACTTTGACCTGACCTACATCACCGAGCGCATCATCTCCGTCTTCTTCCCCTCCGCCCTGGAGGAGCAGCGTTATCGCGGCAacctgcgggaagtggcacagatGCTGAAGTCCAAGCACGAGGATAAGTACACG CTTTTCAACCTATCCGAGAAGCGCCATGACATCAGCAGGCTGAACCCCAAG GTTCAGGATTTCGGGTGGCCGGACTTGCACGCGCCCCCCCTGGACAAGATCTGCTCCATCTGCAAAGCCATGGAGACCTGGCTGAACTCGGACCCCCAGCACGTCGTGGTGCTGCACTGCAAG GGCAACAAGGGCAAGACGGGCGTCATCGTGGCCGCCTATATGCACTACAGCAAGATCTCTGCCAG CGCGGACCAGGCGCTCGGCACCCTGACCATGCGGAAGTTCTGCGAGGACAAAGTGGCCGCGTCCCTGCAGCCATCCCAGCAAAG GTACATCAGTTACTTCAGCGGGCTGCTGTCGGGCACCATCAAGATGAACAGCAACACTCTATTCCTGCACCACGTCCTCATTCCCGCCATCCCCAACTTCGAGACCAGCGGAG GCTACCAGCCCTTCCTGAAGATCTACCAGTCCATGCAGCTCGTCTACACCTCGGGGATCTA CAGTGTCCCGGGCCCCGGCCCCCAGAAGCTGTGTgtcaccctggagccagccctgctgctgaaAGGGGACGTGATG gtGAAGTGCTACCACAAGCAGACCTGCAACTCTGACCGGGACGTGGTTTTCCGCGTCCAGTTCCACACGTGCACCATCCACGGTGCCCAGCTCTGGTTCGGGAAGGACGAGCTGGACGAGGCCTGGCAag aCGAGCGCTTCCCCTTTGAAGCCAGCGTGGAGTTCGTCTTCTCTGCCGGCCCCGAGAAGATGAAAG GCCTGGAGACCTTACGGAACAGCCCGTCCATCACCGTGGATTATAACATCTCCGATCCCATGGTGCGCTGGGACTCCTACGAGAACTTCAACCTGCATCACGAAGACAGCCTGGAAG aCATGTCTCACACCCGCGGCCCCATCGACGGCAGCCTCTACGCCAAGATCAAGAAGAAGCGGAACCTGAGCGGCTTCTCCGGCGGCGGCGGGAGCCCGGCCAGCGCGGACTCCACCCAGCAGGGCAGCCGCTTCCTCTCCGTCAGCAGCGACTCGGGCCACTCCTCCATGCTGGCCGAACCTTCCCCTCCCGCCAAGCTGCTGCCCACGCCGGCCGAGAGGGAGGAGCTGGACAGGCTGCTTGGCGGCTTTGGGGTCAAGGCCAGGCCGGAGACCCCCAAGCAGCCGAGGGGGGCATCCCCGCACCAGGAGCTGGGGGGATGCCCGCACAGCAACGGGGCCAGGGACAGGGAGACGGCCATCTTGGAAGACGAGCTGGTGGAGATGACCCCCTTCGGGCCCCTGGCGTACCCCAGCCGGCGCCCCGGCCTAACCCGCCACTGCTCCTGCCGCCTGGGCTACCGCTCGCAGAGCTGCCCGGGCGCCCACAGCCCCGAGAGGCTACCCAATGGCGCCTACTACAGGCCAGAGGGCACCTTGGAGCGCCGGCGACTGGTCTACAGCACCAATGGGGTCCACTTGCACCCTGCCGAGGGCTACCCCTGCCTGCCGCAGGAGGCCGGGCCAGGGGAGAAACGGCGGGTGTATCGCTCCCTCTCCGAGGGCCTGCAGCCCCTCGCCCACCCCTATGCCTACgagctgccccacagcccctgtAAGCGGGAGGACCTGGCCTACAAGCCACCCAGCTACCGGGAGGTGCTAATCCTGGAGGAGGAGCCCGTGTGCGGCTTGGAGCTGTGCCCATGCCAGGACTGCCAGGAGAAGGCTCACGAGGAAGCCGACCTGCCCCCCACCGCCGCCTTCTACGGCCTGCGCCTGAGCAGCCGCGAGCCCGAGGAGTGGGCCCACGAGAGTGCCAAGTCCCCCCTGTCCCGGGCAGGGCACCCCGGCCAGCCCGGGCCGTTGCTGATGCCGGCCGCCTACAGCCAGCGCCCCCGGGGGCATCACGAGGTGTTTGACTTCGAGCCCGCCCATGCCAAGATGCCGGCGCACTTCGGCCACGGCTACCCGGCACAGCCCATGCCCGGCGCCCATCAGAAGGGCCACAAGGGCATGGAGCAGAGCCTGGAGCCCTTCCACTACCGCTATGGCCCACCCTACCCCGCCCTGCTGCCCCACGGCGCCTACGCCTGcggcccccctgcccagtgcccccagccGCCCTTCTACGGCCGGTCCCCAGCCAGGCCCTGCGCCTCCCCGCCGGACATGCGGCCGTACGCGCCGGGCTACCACTCGCCCCCGTCCGGCTCGGTGTCCCCCGTCAGCTCGGCCTACCCAGCCTCCAGGAACCAAAGCTACGAGCCCCAGTCCCCGGAGACAGGCCAGGGCTACCCACACCCGGGGCACCAGGACCGGACGCCTGCTG aGATGCAGAGCCCTGGGGAGGAGGCGCCCTGGCGAGATGTCCCTGGCTCCCTGCGCCAGCTCCACCGGGAGGCTCCCACCGCCTGCCCCGCGCCCCCCGAGTTGTCGGGCCCGCCCACtcctctgcacaccagcagcccGGTGCAGAGCAAAGACAG CCCTGCGCTGCCCGAAGGCGGCACCCCGGCTGCCAGCCTGCAGGAGAGCTCGGCGTGCTCCAGCCCCGAGGACACGGCCCCACCCAGCGCCAAGAGGACCCCAGAGATGAGCTCGGCCCGGCCAGGGGCCGCACCCAGCCCCCCGCAACCCCCTTCTCCGACACAGGCCTGTGCCCATGGAGCCACCTCCAGGGCCCAGGCCAATGGGCCGGCCCCAAGGCAGCCCTGTCCCCGAGCCCACAGCCCCGCCAGCCCGCCCCAGGGCACCGACCTATCCAGGGTGATTCCAGGAGATGCCGCAAGTCACCTGAATGGCCCCAGCTGTCCAGCTGTCTCCCCCGATTCACCCCCCAGCAATGGGACCCCAGCGCACCTGCTGCCCCCTGGCATGGACAGGCTGGCCCAGCGCAGCCCCCCGGGCGCGCCTGTCCACAGCCCGGCCTGCGCCAGTTGCAGAGCGACCGCTACGCTCAGGAACCCAGCCCCCTACAACGGGCACCTGCCCAGTGACAGAGCCGAGCTGGTCCCAGGCCCCCTGGCCCGCTGCCCCAATGGCAGCCCCCTCCCAAGCCCCATCACCTCCTACTGCCCCTCCGACCTGCAGTGCTCCCCGACCCCTGCCTTCCCCATCGCTACAGCCTACTACCCGGGCGGGGAGAGGAGCCCGCCGCCCCCGGgctcccccagccagtgccatGCCCGCGATTCGCCGCAGCAGCCGCCGTTGCCCGAGAAGCGCCACACGCCAGCGGCTGGCAACTGGGAGAGGAGCTCGCCCCCAGGACGGGGCACCGGGACGGGCCACCACGTCACCTTCGCGCCCGACACCGCCAGGCCAGACCCAG ACACGCAGCCGGAGAGCCACAGCAACGTCAAATTTGTCCAGGATACGTCCAAGTTTTGGTATAAACCCAACCTGTCCCGGGACCAAG CCATCGCCCTGCTGAAGGACAAGGAGCCCGGCTGCTTCCTCATCCGTGACAGCAATTCCTTCCAAGGCGCCTACGGGCTGGCTCTCAAAGTGGCGACGCCCCCGGCCAACTGCCTCACCCTCCCTTCAAAAG GTGACCCCATGGAGCAGCTGGTGCGTCACTTCCTGATCGAGACAGGCCCCAAGGGTGTGAAGATCAAGGGCTGCCAGAACGAACCCTATTTCG GAAGCCTGCCCGCCCTGGTCTCGCAGCACTCCATCACCCCCATCTCTCTGCCCTGCAAGCTCCGGATCCCCAGCAGAG ATCCCGTGGAGGAGACCCCGGACGTGGCCATCCCCACCAACGTGAGCACAGCGGCTGATTTGCTGAAGCAGGGAGCGG CCTGCAGCGTGCTCTACCTCAGCTCGGTGGAGACGGAGTCGCTGACGGGCCC